One segment of Ipomoea triloba cultivar NCNSP0323 chromosome 12, ASM357664v1 DNA contains the following:
- the LOC115999941 gene encoding serine--tRNA ligase-like: protein MLDINLFREDKGHNPEVIRESQRRRSANVDIVDEVIELDKVWRQRQFELDNLRKEFNKINKEVAKLKIAKQDASELIKNTEENKKLTAKKEEEVQEARAALYKRLEVIGNLVHDSVPVSDNEDNNAIIRQWGDKRTESGLKNHVELVKLLGIADLDKGAKIAGGRGYYLKDAGVDLNQALIMFALDFLRKRGYSRLQTPFFMRQDIMGKCAQLAQFDEELYKVTGEGDDKYLIATSEQPLCAYHMDDWIHPSELPLRYAGYSTCFRKEAGSHGRDTLGIFRVHQFEKVEQFCMTSPNGNDSWDMHEEMMNNSEEFFQQLKIPYHVVSIVSGALNDAAAKKYDLEGWFPASATHRELVSCSNCTDYQSRRLEIRYGQKKGNDQSAKQYVHLLNSTLTATERTLCCILENYQKEDGVEVPKVLQPYMGGVTFLPFKSIPTGKDKKSK, encoded by the exons ATGCTTGACATAAATCTATTCCGAGAAGACAAGGGCCACAACCCTGAAGTCATCCGAGAATCTCAACGGCGGCGGTCTGCTAACGTTGATATTGTTGACGAGGTCATTGAGCTTGACAAAGTGTGGCGTCAGC GTCAATTTGAGCTCGATAATTTGCGTAAAGAATTTAACAAGATCAACAAAGAAGTGGCCAAGCTGAAGATA GCCAAACAAGATGCAAGTGAGTTAATTAAGAATACCGAGGAGAACAAGAAATTGACTGCAAAAAAGGAGGAAGAAGTGCAGGAGGCCCGAGCAGCATTGTATAAAAGGTTGGAAGTTATTGGAAACCTTGTGCACGACTCAGTTCCAGTTAGTGATAATGAG GACAATAATGCTATCATTCGTCAATGGGGTGATAAGAGAACTGAATCAGGGCTTAAAAACCATGTTGAGCTTGTCAAGCTTCTTGGGATTGCAGATTTGGACAAGG GTGCAAAAATTGCTGGAGGTAGAGGCTACTATCTGAAAGATGCTGGCGTTGATCTGAACCAAGCACTAATCATGTTTGCCCttgattttttgagaaaaagggGATACTCTCGATTGCAAACTCCTTTCTTCATGAGGCAAGATATCATGGGAAAATGTGCTCAACTAGCACAATTTGATGAGGAACTCTACAAG GTAACTGGCGAGGGAGATGACAAATATCTAATTGCGACATCTGAACAGCCTCTGTGTGCTTATCATATGGATGATTGGATTCATCCCTCAGAGCTACCATTAAG ATATGCAGGATATTCCACTTGCTTTCGTAAAGAAGCCGGTTCTCATGGCCGTGATACTCTTGGGATTTTTCGTGTTCATCAATTTGAAAAAGTTGAGCAATTTTGTATGACTAGCCCAAATGGCAATGACTCCTGGGACATGCATGAGGAGATGATGAACAACTCTGAGGAATTCTTCCAGCAG CTAAAGATTCCCTATCATGTCGTTTCAATTGTTTCTGGTGCATTAAATGATGCTGCTGCAAAAAAGTATGATTTAGAAGGCTGGTTCCCTGCCTCTGCCACACACAGAGAACTTGTTTCATGCTCAAACTGCACGGATTACCAATCAAGAAGATTGGAAATTCGGTATGGGCAGAAAAAG GGAAATGACCAATCGGCGAAACAATATGTTCATTTATTGAACTCTACTTTGACAGCAACAGAGAGGACTCTCTGCTGTATCCTCGAGAATTACCAGAAGGAGGACGGGGTGGAGGTCCCCAAAGTATTGCAACCTTACATGGGTGGAGTGACATTCCTTCCGTTCAAGAGCATCCCAACTGGTAAAGATAAAAAATCCAAATGA
- the LOC115997885 gene encoding protein trichome birefringence-like 19 translates to MIEHPLQNQKKKKMKDSGAESPRRRVLGAFRKAVLPISTTLVIFATFCFTSYNISDSLLQSFNLIPGGECNIFQGNWVPFPEGPYYTNVTKCDIEDRQNCMKFGRPDTGFLKWRWQPDRCELPLFDGRQFLEIVQGKTMAFVGDSVARNQMQSLKCLLASVADPVKVSDTAVERWVYKEYNFTLLSFWSPHIVKAKDADPRWVSPDSLMNLYTDEADRVWADEMADADVVIFSAGQWFFRPFFYYKNGQIVGCHRCNETNIEKRNHYFGYGLAFRTAFKTLLDHEKFKGLVILRTFSPAHFENGEWNTGGNCVRTRPFTKRQMKLEGYTLEMYLTQVREFMAAKREGSKKGVRFRLLDTTESMVLRPDGHPNHFGHWAYENKTTADCVHWCMPGPIDTWNEFLLHVLKMETPEYI, encoded by the exons ATGATAGAACATCCCctgcaaaaccaaaaaaaaaaaaaaatgaaggacaGTGGAGCAGAGTCTCCGAGGAGACGAGTTTTGGGAGCGTTTAGGAAGGCTGTTCTGCCAATCTCCACAACTCTTGTCATCTTCGCAACCTTCTGCTTCACCTCCTACAATATCTCCGATTCGCTGCTTCAATCTTTCAACTTAATCCCCGGCGGCGAGTGTAACATTTTTCAGGGGAACTGGGTCCCGTTTCCCGAAGGTCCGTATTACACGAATGTTACGAAGTGTGACATTGAGGATCGGCAGAATTGCATGAAGTTTGGGAGACCGGACACTGGGTTTTTGAAATGGAGGTGGCAGCCAGACCGGTGTGAGCTGCCTCTGTTCGATGGCAGGCAGTTTTTGGAGATTGTCCAAGGGAAAACTATGGCTTTCGTGGGCGACTCTGTTGCTAGAAACCAAATGCAGTCGCTCAAGTGCCTCTTGGCTAGC GTTGCCGATCCTGTAAAGGTTTCTGACACGGCAGTTGAGCGGTGGGTATACAAGGAATACAATTTCACGCTACTTTCGTTCTGGTCGCCGCACATAGTGAAAGCCAAAGACGCCGATCCTAGGTGGGTTTCGCCGGACAGCCTTATGAACCTTTACACAGACGAAGCAGACAGGGTGTGGGCGGACGAGATGGCCGATGCAGACGTGGTGATTTTCTCGGCGGGGCAATGGTTCTTCCGCCCATTTTTCTACTACAAAAACGGCCAGATCGTGGGGTGCCACAGATGCAACGAAACCAACATCGAGAAGCGCAACCACTACTTCGGCTACGGGCTGGCCTTTCGCACGGCCTTCAAGACTCTGTTAGACCACGAAAAGTTCAAGGGACTGGTGATTCTGCGGACGTTCTCGCCGGCCCACTTCGAGAATGGAGAATGGAACACTGGCGGAAACTGCGTGAGGACGAGGCCGTTCACGAAGCGGCAGATGAAGCTAGAAGGGTACACCTTAGAGATGTACTTGACTCAGGTGAGGGAATTCATGGCGGCCAAAAGGGAAGGGAGTAAAAAGGGGGTGAGGTTCAGGTTGCTGGACACGACTGAATCCATGGTTCTGAGACCCGATGGACACCCGAACCATTTTGGCCACTGGGCGTACGAGAACAAAACCACGGCGGATTGTGTGCACTGGTGCATGCCTGGCCCCATTGACACTTGGAATGAGTTTTTGCTTCATGTGTTGAAGATGGAAACACcagaatatatataa